The following coding sequences lie in one Candidatus Diapherotrites archaeon genomic window:
- the rpl18a gene encoding 50S ribosomal protein L18Ae translates to MKKIKERKFEEKEFEVKGMISFNKGEKKFSKKIHAFNEGHARELAYSLFGSKNGLKRRSIKIIEVEEVRG, encoded by the coding sequence ATGAAGAAAATAAAAGAAAGAAAATTTGAGGAAAAGGAATTTGAGGTAAAGGGAATGATTTCTTTTAATAAAGGCGAAAAGAAGTTCTCAAAAAAGATTCATGCATTCAATGAAGGCCACGCAAGGGAATTGGCTTACAGCCTGTTCGGTTCAAAGAACGGGCTTAAAAGGAGAAGCATTAAAATAATTGAAGTGGAAGAAGTAAGGGGATGA
- a CDS encoding translation initiation factor IF-6, which yields MRIEKKAINGSPFIGVFASVTEKIALLPKTISARELRGIEELLEVEAIQASIADSDLIGILAKGNSKGFIVPEIIEEGELRELEGNGVKIKVIQGINALGNLIALNDFGGIMSPLMPEGLVQDIKRFFGIEFIRTLIANTEIAGSCIVASNKGFVVHPNVTQKEFNLIKKALKVKGTTSTANYGNPFIANDVIANSKGALIGEQTSPHEMLRIDEGLSGEE from the coding sequence ATGAGAATAGAAAAGAAGGCTATTAACGGAAGCCCTTTCATTGGGGTTTTTGCTTCTGTAACAGAAAAAATTGCTTTGCTGCCCAAAACAATTTCTGCAAGAGAATTAAGGGGAATTGAAGAACTCCTTGAAGTGGAGGCAATACAGGCAAGCATTGCGGACAGCGATTTAATAGGAATCCTTGCAAAAGGCAACAGCAAAGGGTTTATTGTACCTGAAATAATAGAGGAAGGGGAATTAAGGGAACTGGAAGGAAATGGAGTGAAGATTAAAGTGATTCAAGGCATTAATGCCTTGGGAAACTTGATTGCATTGAATGACTTTGGGGGCATTATGAGCCCGCTAATGCCTGAGGGTTTAGTGCAAGATATTAAAAGGTTTTTCGGGATAGAATTTATTAGGACTTTAATTGCAAACACCGAGATTGCAGGCAGTTGCATTGTTGCCTCAAACAAGGGCTTTGTTGTGCACCCCAATGTAACGCAAAAGGAATTCAATTTAATAAAAAAGGCCTTGAAGGTGAAGGGCACTACAAGCACTGCAAATTATGGCAATCCTTTCATTGCAAATGATGTTATTGCAAACAGCAAGGGGGCATTGATTGGAGAGCAGACGTCACCTCATGAAATGCTCAGGATTGATGAAGGATTGAGCGGTGAAGAATAA
- a CDS encoding 50S ribosomal protein L31e, with amino-acid sequence MPAGSSSYIVPLKEVFVKCSRGQRAKKAIAFLKKFIRKHKRVDLESISLSQELNESIWSRGIHNIPRRLEIELLEEEGKVIAFLKGEKELKEWEKAKKEKKKAEEEKAKEKAEKEKAEKEKNKDEKEGKGEEKEEKEKERLKKEGEIEEDKERKRMEKKEKEKGFEIESRMRKTQRHETSR; translated from the coding sequence ATGCCCGCAGGTTCTTCAAGTTATATTGTTCCTTTAAAGGAGGTTTTCGTGAAATGCTCCAGGGGCCAGAGAGCAAAAAAGGCAATTGCCTTCCTGAAGAAATTCATTAGAAAACATAAGAGAGTGGATTTGGAGAGCATAAGCCTTTCGCAGGAATTAAATGAAAGCATTTGGTCTAGAGGCATCCATAATATTCCCAGAAGGCTTGAAATTGAACTGCTTGAGGAAGAGGGAAAAGTAATTGCTTTCTTGAAAGGCGAAAAAGAATTAAAGGAATGGGAGAAAGCCAAAAAAGAAAAGAAAAAAGCAGAAGAAGAAAAAGCAAAGGAGAAAGCAGAGAAAGAAAAGGCTGAAAAGGAAAAGAATAAAGACGAAAAAGAGGGAAAGGGAGAAGAAAAGGAAGAAAAGGAAAAAGAGAGGTTGAAGAAGGAAGGGGAAATAGAGGAAGACAAAGAGAGAAAGAGAATGGAAAAGAAAGAAAAAGAGAAAGGCTTTGAGATTGAGTCAAGGATGAGAAAAACTCAAAGGCACGAAACAAGCAGGTAA
- a CDS encoding DNA-binding protein — MNEDEQAREQKLSELKKRLVEQKIAEQQALEAESKINSALMQLLSEEAKARLSNVRLVNRELYSAAVQNLIWLAKNGYIKQKVSEGQMKQLLEKLNVKREIKIKRK; from the coding sequence ATGAACGAGGACGAGCAGGCAAGGGAGCAAAAACTAAGTGAATTAAAAAAGAGGCTTGTAGAACAGAAGATTGCAGAACAGCAGGCGCTTGAAGCAGAATCAAAAATTAATTCAGCCTTAATGCAGTTGCTTTCAGAGGAAGCAAAAGCAAGGCTGAGCAATGTAAGGCTTGTGAACAGGGAGCTTTATTCTGCTGCAGTCCAGAACCTGATCTGGCTTGCAAAAAACGGTTACATAAAACAAAAGGTTTCGGAAGGGCAAATGAAGCAGTTGCTTGAGAAATTAAATGTTAAAAGGGAAATAAAAATAAAAAGGAAATGA
- the coaE gene encoding dephospho-CoA kinase (Dephospho-CoA kinase (CoaE) performs the final step in coenzyme A biosynthesis.) has product MKGRDKEFVQKIALERMYRLMDLALENWKEHKERSRDYLGLMKRISTRNRVRIPRELKEKYCKKCFALLEGNSTVRVKGKALWLKCKGCGTVKKIFLEGKKSKIVIGVTGGIACGKSIVAEVFEKNGAEVLKADDIAKELMVKDRKLNGLLKEKFGEKIAGKKRIDFSELGRIVFADPKKMHELNALVHPVTIKKLKELIQKSKKDFVVIESALLVEEKNALGLTEKLVVVWSNKEKQLERLKKKGLSERGALQKINSQLPVKEKLKKADIAIENNASEQELREKAAKAWIELSSN; this is encoded by the coding sequence ATGAAGGGCAGAGATAAGGAATTCGTTCAAAAGATTGCGTTAGAGCGCATGTACAGGTTAATGGATTTGGCTTTGGAGAACTGGAAGGAGCATAAGGAAAGGAGCAGGGATTACCTTGGATTAATGAAGAGGATTAGCACTAGAAACAGGGTGAGAATTCCAAGGGAATTGAAGGAAAAGTACTGCAAGAAGTGTTTTGCCCTCCTTGAAGGCAATTCCACTGTAAGGGTGAAAGGAAAAGCTTTATGGCTGAAGTGCAAGGGCTGCGGCACAGTAAAGAAGATTTTTCTAGAAGGAAAAAAAAGCAAGATTGTAATAGGGGTAACTGGGGGCATTGCGTGCGGTAAAAGCATTGTGGCTGAAGTCTTTGAGAAAAATGGAGCTGAAGTCTTGAAGGCGGATGATATTGCAAAGGAATTGATGGTGAAGGACAGGAAATTGAATGGATTGCTGAAGGAAAAGTTTGGAGAAAAAATTGCGGGAAAAAAGAGGATTGATTTCAGTGAATTGGGAAGGATTGTTTTTGCTGACCCAAAGAAAATGCATGAACTGAATGCTTTAGTGCATCCTGTTACAATAAAAAAATTAAAAGAATTAATCCAGAAATCAAAAAAGGATTTTGTTGTAATTGAGTCAGCATTATTGGTGGAAGAGAAAAATGCTTTGGGGTTGACTGAAAAGCTTGTGGTCGTGTGGAGCAATAAAGAAAAACAGCTGGAGAGGCTCAAGAAAAAAGGGCTGAGCGAGAGAGGGGCCCTGCAGAAGATTAATTCTCAGCTTCCAGTAAAAGAGAAGTTGAAGAAGGCAGACATTGCAATTGAAAACAATGCCTCGGAGCAGGAATTAAGGGAGAAAGCGGCAAAAGCATGGATTGAATTGAGCTCCAATTAA